CTGAAGAACATGGAGTTTCAATGCCATTGTGTTTGTTTCTTCAAGCTTATCTCGCTTCTCTGACCGGAACATTAGCTGAGAGGTGAAAGCAGGAGATTGCTAATAATggctcaaagaaacaaagagctCATTCATCCTGAGAGGATTAATCCTCAGTCATATCTGAGGCTTGTACTATACGGTGCTATATCACTTGAGCGGGACACACAGTTGTGTTCCCTCGCCCACTTCGGAGGGCTGGAACACCCGAACAAGAACAGCTCCGACTCCACAATTAGCCACAACGTCAATGTAACACATAAATCTTAACTACAGGAAGAGAACCGCTacagaacacttatgttacGTAAATAATGAGCAGCACCACCCGTTCATTTAGCAGAATGGGACTATGATTTATTTTGTAAGCTGTAAATCATTAAAACGTTCCAGATGTGACAAATGTATTGTATTTACAAAGGAATACCAttagtaaaataaagaaataaagtgtGCTgcgattatatatatatatatatatatatatatatatatatatatatatatatatatatatatatatcgcaGCACACTTTACACGCTGTAAGGCTCAGTAGACTTGAGGGTCAAATGGTCTTGGCTGATGTCAGGGACcccaatatatttatatatatatatatatatatatatatatatatatatgagtgtATAATATTTTGGGCTCCCTGTTTTGgggtataatataatatatggaGTCCCTGACATCAGCAGTTAGAAACTACCCAAGACCCTTTGACCCTCAAGTGTCTTGAGCACCTGACCTACAGCCTGTAGACGCACGAGAAAGATGCTTTGTCCTTCTATGAAAGGTATCTTATATCTTACATAAAACTCAGGCGAGGAGAGGTTGATCCCTCATTTAAGAAAATCAAACTAGAGCGACTTGGCACGCGTTGCACGCAAACACATCACAGATCAAATGAGTTGAACTAAACATGAGCCCATAGTTGAGAGAAACACATTGTTTATAGCGtacacattattaaaatataaaaggcttctaaataaatatattttattataatattttataaataaatacaattgtaGGGAACAGGATAAATGAAAATGTGCACGTTAAAGTAGCTATTGAGCACAGAACattattttaagtaaaataGGTCTATTATTATGTCAAGCACACTAAATATTTCTGCATACTGCATAAGTTAAAAAGTTGTTTTGTCAAAACACTGCCTACGTCACACATTCCAATTTCAGACACTTTAAACAGTACTTGTTACAAACGTACCTGTAGAGAAACAAAGTGGCGCGCGTCTTATCCAGTGATCTGAAGGATTTGCTTCGTTTGAAACTCTGGCTCCATGAGATTGTACTCGTGCTGGTCCCTACAGAGATCGTGTTAGGGCAGCAAGCAGGTCGCATTCCCGACGGATACTGTCTGATGATGCTGTACTTGACTCTATCTGCCCCTCTGTTCCGTTACCTCGGTTGCGTATTAAAGCTTTGATTGAGCGTGCGCGGAACGCCATGGGAAATTTCCACCGGCCGAGGCTTTAAATAACTAATCCGGCAAGCCACAACAAAAGCTTCTGACCTCAGAAGTGActgagtacattttttttttctcaagagTCTGCCATAGCAAAGCTTCTTAATAATGCATTCAATAAACGCATAGGCTACATCAAGTTAATGGCAATTAAAGTTGTtgtaagagattttttttttgcccatatAGTGTCTGACAAGATAGCCTATCACGGAAATAGATGTCTGAGAACTTTATTATGTTCTATTGTTGTAATTAATAGTGCAAAACCGCTGTTCATTGCGGCCCGCACCTTTTAGCCAATCGGAAAATTTGGAGACATTTTTGACTACTTGAATTTGACTGTAAACTTGGAAAAGGAGTAGTCTATTTGAGAAACAGCCATAAAGCACACTAGTAACCACACAGATCAATTGCATTCTATCAACTGCATAGCTATAAAAACATTCAGAGCAGCAACAACTTAAAgtagtgaactcagtgcaggcttccttgtttacgtcctaatgccagctcagtattggccgaagcTGAACACGTGAGCAGGCCAATAACTCAGGCGTAAACAAGGATACAAGGCCTATGATTGGATCAAatatgatttcatcaaaaatatctttatttatgttccgaagatgaaagaaggtcttacgggtgtggaacgacatgagggtgagtatacagaaattaaagttttgggggaactaaccctttaacgtccCACAACATTTAGCATCATGGTAGGTTTTGCACAGTCAAGCACAATGTTTTTTGCTTtccagaatatatatatatatatatatatatatatatatatatatatatatatatatatatatatatatatatatatatatgcaaaatataggcaaattatttttgtaattttgtttagTGCCACAGAAATAATTTACAGCAgctaaatataattaattgcaAGTGCGTAAAaaatgtgtgtgattgtgtaatGATATAATGGGAGCATATCAACTGCACTCAAAATTGCTAAATAGCTTGCCACACATTGACCATTTTtgataattcatacatttatcttgggaatgttttatttattttataagtaaaaaGAGGTGTTTGTACAgtaataaaaaacttttttgtttgttttttacaaagACTTCATAGTTAAATGTACGAAAATTCACTAAAGCAGGCCTACTAAAAATGTTACAaagaaacaacattaaacatttgtaaaaaaaaaaaaaaaaaaaaaaaaaaaaatagttccaCTCTTTTCACCATGGTATAGATTGAGCCAGTTAAGAAAGGACTGAaaaatcacttaaaaaaaaagactgacacTGATTAAATGCACAgtttgcaaaaaaataatttaacagaacTGCTGAGAACATGACACTGCTTGTATTGACATCTGTTTGGTATTGTATTTGGGTTCTGTAATGTGACCTATTGCTATAGCTATTCACATTAAATTCACAAGGCTTCACCCGGCTTCACAGGCTGCTCAAACCCACACGCTTCCCTTTCCCTCGCTCTCTCCTGCCCCCTGCTGGCCACAGCAGCCCCCCAGGCCTCGATGACGTGATGCAGGCAGGTTCTTGTAGACGGCACGACTATATGGGATGAAGCACAAGCCCAGCTGGAGGTGGCGTGCCATCCTGCAGTAAGCAGCCAGAGCCAGAACCAGCAGCGGAGCCAGCAGCAGGAACCCCACCACCAGCAAAGCCACACAACCCCCATCGTCCAAAAGATCCGAACAGTAGACGGAAGTACCGTGGCGCTGAACCTTTGGAACAAATGGATAGGAAAAGAGTACGTTAGCAAGAAATAAAGGGAGGTGACTGAAATTTGGCAAAGTATACTGTACAAATTATGCCTGTTATATATTGTCAGATCAGATAAGAGCATTATTACACTGACCTgtgataattaataaataaaaaaaaaacaaaaaaaaaaacattcacataTGGTGAGGCAGTGGGAGTTGACTGAGACAGCTCAGTTGGAGACTGATCACTGATTCAGCGAAATGATAAGAGAGGATTATGTGAAAGAGTTTATTTCCTTTGCTCACCCAGGTGTTTTGTGTTAGTTTAACTGAGCTCTGGGAAGTTTAGTTATCAGTGTTTGGATGACATTTGAGCAatctaaatgttttaatttcctTTGGGGGGAGGGGGAGAGAGTTGTGATTTGGGGTGGAATTTCGGTATGTTGGGACAAGTACAggaaaacatattaaaatgtaataattatatcttaaatataaaatttggggtcagtattttctctctttttttttttttaaggaatgaACACCTTTCATTAAGGACTCAGCACAGCACAACCAATTTCAACTCTGATAATATTatttcttgaacagcaaattagcatattagaatgatttctggaggatcatgtgacactgaagactggagtaatgatgctgaaaattcagctttgcatcacaggaataaattacattttaaaaatattaaaatcgaAAACACTTAGCAATATTTCACAGTACTGTTCTGCTGTATGTTTGaccaaataaatgaagcctatAGCATATAAgagaattctttcaaaaacattaaagggttagttcacccaaaaatgtaatttctgtcatgaattactcaccttcatattGTTCCAACGGCAGAACGTCGggtcattattggccggctcctgcgtcagcatcacaagCATGTGTCATGGTGCTCACGTGAATagcatcggccaatactgagtcggcgttctgacgtagaacctagaagtgctgcactgtgtttactatgtCAACAGCGTacgagactgacagggaagagaagaaattgttgaataaatttctttatttttattttatttttgcgcacaaaatgtGTTCTtatcactttataacattaaggttgaaccactgtagttacatggaatattttaacaatgtctttactacctttctgggccttgaaggGTACAATGATGTtactgcctatgtgtggttcagaaacctcttggatttcatcaaaaatatcttaatttgtgttcctaagatgaacgaaggtcttacaggtttggaatgacatgagggtgactgcttaaaggattagttcactttcaaataaacttttccggataatttactcacccccatgtcatccaagatgttcatgtctttctttcttcagtcaaaaagaaattaaggtttttgatgaaaacattccaggataattctccttatagtggacttcaatggcctccagacggctgaaggtcaaaattacagtttcagtgcagctttaaagggctttaaacgataccagacgagaaataagggtcttatctagcgaaatgattggtcattttcgaaaaaaatacaactgtatatgcttaatataaacaaatgatcgccttccaagtgctttcgccaaaaccgcactttcgtattcttcaaaaagcttacactgtatgtcctacgccttccctattctacctacggaaaaaatggaactggcgctgcgttcgttccataagttgaatagggaaggcgtaggacatacagcgtaagctttttgaataatacgaaagtgcggtccgatcgtttcgctagataagactcttattcctcgtctgctatcgtttaaagccctttgaagctgcactgaaactgtaattttgaccttcaaccatttggaggccattgaagtccactttaaggagaataatcctggaatgttttcatcaaaatggatgacttgggggtgagtaaattatcaggaaatttttttttgaaagtgaactaattctttaatgccagaaatttcatttttgggtgatctaacgCAATAAAATAATCTTACTTGCCTCAAACCTTTGAACTATAGTGTAGTTTCTATTGGTCAAATCTtactctttttttaaaaaaaaaaaaaaaaaaaaaataaaattatatatatatatatatatatatatatatatatatatatatatatatatatatatatattataccaTGTACAGTTAGACAAGGAATGTTCATTATTAAGCAAATAGGGGCCATTTTGATTTGATAttgacttttaaaaaaagtttgaaaaaaatTACCGTTGAATGGCAGAGGAAGCCAAAAACAACCATGACGAGCGATGGCAACAGGATGAGGCCGAAGATAAAGGCAGCCAAACCTACATTGAGTGCGGCAATGATCAGATTCTGTGCTGTAACCAGAACAGAACAGGCCCAACAGTCCAAAGAGCCTCTCAGCTCCAGGGGAGAGTCGTTCACTGCACTGCCTGCTATTGAGTACGGAGGAGGAACCACTACACCTGAGCTGGACATGTTAGCTCGAGAACTGGAGGAGATGGAACCAGTGTGATGGAGACGTGGGTGAGGTGATTCGGGCTCCCCCTGATCTGCGGGGGACTGCAGAGAGGCATGTTTCTCCAAGGTACCATTACGGGAAAGACTCATCTTGCCGTTCATCAGCCTGTCAGGTATGTCCAGTTTTTGtcttgatagatagattaacggacagacagacagatcattAATTAAGGGCTACTGGCCAGTAATGGTACAgtatttaataactactataAACTGCCCACAAATAGTGTCAATTAGCCTTTTAAGTCATGCCTAATTCAACAGCAATTAAATGACTATTAAAGGAATATTCAAGGTTCAACAcaagttagttcacccaaaaatgaaaattctgtcattaattactcaccctcatgtcgttccaaacccgtaagacttttgttcatcttcagaacacaaattaagatatttttgatacaaTCTGAgatctttctgtccctccatatagacagctatgcaactgaaactttgacacttcaaaaagttaataaagagattgtaaaactaatccatatgaattgagcagtttattccaaattttctgaacagacatgatcgctttatatgataaacattGAATTTAGACTTAAATtcacacatataaacatttatcagcttacacatcagttgtggtaaacggaatccaaagcatgtttgcttgatgtgcgagaaccaatgaggttcgttctcatgTTACGCTGCACGTTTGTAGTTTGTTCTTGCATATaaagcaggttcggttgagcttttGATTATGTTGGTGTATTTGTTTGTTATGTttatgaataaaagcctaaattcaatcttcatataaagcgatcgcgtctcttcagaaaatttggactaaaccgctcaattcatatggaatagttttacgatctctttatgaattttttgaagcgtcaaagtggtagttgtgtagctgtctatggagggacagacatctctcagatttcatcaaaaatatcttaatttgtgttctgaagataaacgaaagtcttatgggtgtggaatgacatgagggtgagtaataatgacagaattttcatttttgggtgaactaaccctttaagctcaaATGACAGTAGTTATTTTGTAACACAATGTTGATTAGCACAAACAAATTTTCGttataaaaaagcaaaaatcaaGATTATAGTGAAACACTTACAATTAATGAAAGTAATGTGAAGCTGGTAATTTTATTAAAGCAATTTAATTATTCTATTAAAACTTATTATTTAAGCTGTAAAGCtgttttttacagtaattttagAATTTGTGTTGCCTTGTCATGGTGGTGCCAGTGAAGTTGTAAAACTGGATATAACTTTACACAGAAATGGTTAGTAAGTGATTTTTCATGCTAAAACCGTGTTAACACAcaaaggcctggtttcacagacagggcttagattaagccagaattaggccttagttcaattagggcatttaagtagcttttataaaatgtgccttagaaaaaaaaaaaaaaaaaaaaacattacggTGTGCATCTAGAGTCAAAAcaacatattttaagatttgttagtgcaagttgctttcagttaaaacagcatgaacaaacatgaattttagtctgagactaaacttaagccttgtctgtgaaaccgggggataGTGTTTATGTCCATTTATGAATTGGCcctattcactttcattataagTGCCGCATGCTAACCTATACGTTtgttctctttaaaaaaaataaataaataaaaagattgtaaatctaatccatatgaattgagctgTTCAATTGAGCAGTTTTTCCAGGAGATGTCCTGATTTCACGTACTGTCCTGGCGGTCCtggttgttttttataaagtgatgaaaatgtcctggttttcattgtttttcattgggCCATTAAATTGACCGATGTTACGAGATTTTCGGAGCATACATTAATGAGTTTCGCAGACATGCGCGATTGCACGTGCGACTGAGAATATTAGTTTAGTACCTCAAGACATTAGTGGATTATTCCATAAAGGTAACTAAAAAAtgactgtgattttaacagtaaaagactgtaaaaatgctgcggtgaaaaactgtcaattggtttacagaaagtttctgtactatatacggtgaataactgtaatagatctaacggtacatttaatataattttacagtaataccgtgaaattcacagtttttggaactgaaaaataacaattcattgtaaaatttacagtgaaaaaacgtaaattgacattcccacaattccctgcgtgacacttcacatttgatatattttcattgaaataactgtttcttttCTCTTATCACCattgtgtttggtgactgtcagtgtattataaagatacaaaacagatataagtacttcattaggttggtaaattaacattatatcagttaatgaaatacgttattttaccataaatgtaacattttttcttatgttgctactgtattttttacagtaaagttctggcaaccacagctgccgtttttttaccttaaattttactgggatattttttacagtgtatattctCAACGTCACGGCTGACTTATGCCTAAACTACAGTTGTTTACTTCTAGGTAacagtttataatgtttccATTAGTTTGCACGATTTGTGCAGTCATCTGTAACTGAATAACAGATACTTCGTGTATAAGCAACAAAAAACTGCTGGGAAAGATCAGTTCTACAGCAAAATATTGATGGGCAAACaaggaggatgaggaagaaaaaCAGAATGAAGAGGAAAATGAGGATGAAGAAAACTAaagatatagatattttttgttagttagtttttgtaagtttgTGAGAGCTATTTTTGTTAAACTTGGATTGCTAATATAGCAGAG
The nucleotide sequence above comes from Chanodichthys erythropterus isolate Z2021 chromosome 10, ASM2448905v1, whole genome shotgun sequence. Encoded proteins:
- the si:ch211-237l4.6 gene encoding LOW QUALITY PROTEIN: uncharacterized protein si:ch211-237l4.6 (The sequence of the model RefSeq protein was modified relative to this genomic sequence to represent the inferred CDS: substituted 1 base at 1 genomic stop codon), with amino-acid sequence MAFRARSIKALIRNRGNGTEGQIESSTASSDSIRRECDLLAALTRSLXGPARVQSHGARVSNEANPSDHWIRRAPLCFSTVPSVEVQPGFSPTVSWGYDGEESAAHPVYFSHKARVVYRHQMDGNIIDATC
- the tmem88a gene encoding transmembrane protein 88a — translated: MNGKMSLSRNGTLEKHASLQSPADQGEPESPHPRLHHTGSISSSSRANMSSSGVVVPPPYSIAGSAVNDSPLELRGSLDCWACSVLVTAQNLIIAALNVGLAAFIFGLILLPSLVMVVFGFLCHSTVQRHGTSVYCSDLLDDGGCVALLVVGFLLLAPLLVLALAAYCRMARHLQLGLCFIPYSRAVYKNLPASRHRGLGGCCGQQGAGESEGKGSVWV